GTTAAGAAGTGGCGACATAAAGTTGCCATTTCCAGAAGAAATGAATAGAGTCCTAACAGATAGAATAGCGAAGTGGGGCTTTGCACCTACAGAACTTGCTAAAGAGAATTTAATAAAAGAAGGAATGATTCTAGATAACATACAGGTTACAGGCAATACTGTAATAGACGCTCTTTTATACACAGTAAAGAAAACCACTAAGCCAACTACGCACGAACTCCTTAATATCCCTGAAGACGTGCCGTTTCTTTTATTTACCGCACACAGGAGAGAATCTTGGGGTGCACCTTTGGAGAATATCTGCTCTGCATTATCTGAAATTTTAGAAAAACGTACAAATTTATGGCTTTTGGTGCCGATGCACAAAAATCCAACGGTACGTAATACTATAAAAAAATATTTAGGCGATAAAAAGCGGGCTATATTGTGCGAACCCCTAAGTTATCAAGATTTTGTTTGGAGTATGAACGCCTCGGTTTTTATATTAAGCGATAGTGGTGGAGTTCAAGAAGAAGCATCTGCTTTAAAGAAGCCTGTACTGATTTTAAGAGACGTAACAGAGCGACCTGAAGCCATTGAAAATGGTAGCGGGATTCTTGTAGGAACCAATAAAAAGAAGATTCTAGATAGCGCAAACAGGTTGTTAGATGATGCAAACTATTTATTGGAAATAAAGCGGAAATGTGACAGCCAGCCATTTGGAGATGGGAATGCATCAATTAAGATTGCAAGTTTTTTAAAAAAATACTTTTTTAACAATTAATTTAACAGATAGGTAACACCAAAGACTGGAGTGTACTGCGTATGCAAGAAAAAATGTTAATAAAGGGTGGCAATAAACTGGTTGGTTGTATAGATGTACAAGGCGCTAAAAATGCCACATTGCCTATTATGGCCGCTTCTATTTTACTTAAAGATCAAACTTTAAGATTAAATAATGTTCCTAATTTGCAGGACATACGTACTATGTCCGCATTACTTTGCAACCTTGGAGCAGACGTACAGTATAAAGACCAAACTATGGTAATTTTTGTGCCAGAAACTTTAAAATCAGAAGCTCCTGTTGAACTTGTCAGAAAAATGAGAGCATCATCACTCGTACTAGGCCCTCTAGTTGCAAGAAATGGGAGAGCAGTTCTACCACTTCCAGGTGGGTGTGTGCTCGGTAGCCGTCCGTTAGATTTTCATTTTAAAGGATTAACAAAGATGGGAGCCACAATAGAACTTGAGCATGGATCAGTTTATGCAACAGCGAAGGAGCTAAAGGGCGCCAAAATAACTTTAGATTTTCCTTCTGTGGGAGCTACAGAAAACCTAATGATGGCTGCAACTCTGGCAAAAGGTACTACCTATATAGAAAATGCAGCACTTGAACCAGAGATATTAAACTTAGCAGATGTGCTTCGATCAATGGGAGCAAAAATAACAGGTGACGGCACTAATGTTATTGAAATTATAGGACAAAAATCTTTATGCTCAGCTACCGGAGACATTATCCCTGACAGAATTGAGGCTGCAACATATTTATTAGCTGGTCTTATAACGAAGGGCTCTGTAACAGTAAGTGGTATAAATCCTAATTATCTTGAGCAAATAATAACAAAATTAGAGGAAGCTAATGTTTCTATCGATATAAATAATGATGCAATTACTGCATCGTGGAACGATTCAATAAGAGGAGTTTCTGTAAAGACATTACCACATCCTGGTTTTCCGACGGACATTCAGCCTCAATTGATGGCACTGCTTACATTAACCCCTGGAACTAGCGTCATAAATGAAAGTGTTTTTGATTCAAGATTACTTCATGTAGATGAATTTAAAAAAATGGGTGCAAAGATCGAGATACAGGATAACGTTGCTATTGTTACTGGAGTATCAAAAATAACAGGAGCAACTGTACATTCTTCTAATTTAAGAGCGGGAGCTGCTCTTATCTTAATGGGGCTTGCAGCGGAAGGAGAGACCGTAGTTTGCGACCTTCATCATGTTTGGAGGGGATATGAAAATATGGTCGATAAACTTTTATCCTTGGGTGCAAACATAACTTTACTAGAAGACGAGTAGTGGATAATAAATTGACTACGATAGACAATAATCCTCTATCAAAAGTTAAAACTTTTGCGTTCATTGGTGCAGCCGGAACAGGAAAAAGCCAACGAGCTCAGCTTGTAGCTTCCTTGTTAGAAGCTGATTATATTATTGATGACGGATTAATAATACATAAAGGAAGCATCGTTTCTGGCAAAAGTGCTAAATCAGAAAGAAACCAGATTAGCGCGATAAGAAGAGCTTTATTTGAATTTGAGGATCACAAAGATGAGGTTGTGTCTTTTTTTAAAAAAATGGCTCCTTGCTCGGTCATGGTAATTGGTACTTCAGATACTATGGTCCATAGAATAATAAGAAAATTAGGACTTAGTGATTTTTCAAGAATATTAAGAATAGAAGACGTTGCAACACCAGAAGAAATAGCAAAAGCAAGAAGAGAGCGTCTAAGTAAAAAACAACACGTAATCCCAGTGTCACACGTTTTGGTGAGGAAAAATTTCGCAGGGAAATTAGTAGGTCAACTTAGAGTGTTTTGGAAATCTAAGGATTATAGCGAAGGCGAAAAAACCATAGTACGACCGCCCTTTAGCTTCTACGGAGAAGTCCATATTGAGCCTGAGGCGGTCAAGCAGCTTGTTTGTTTTGTTGCTACCCGTACGGACCAAGTTTCCAAAGTAACAGAGGTTAATATCGTGCAAAGAAAAGAAGACAACTTATCTATAGAAATTAAAATTTCAGTTACAATCGGAGAAATGACGTTTATGGAAATAGCATCGTCCGTAAAAGAGAGGGTTGCGGTCAGTGTAAGATATTTTACTGGATTAAATATTAACAACATAGATGTTATTGTATCGGAGGTATTTTTATGATAGGTCCTAATGAAAAAATATTAGAGCTAACACCAGAAGAACGAGCTCACGCAAAAAATGTTCTTATGAATCAAGCTTATAAGATGGCTACAACTTGTAAGAACTGTTCACTAAATTTAACCAGAAATCAGGTAGTATTTGGTGACGGAGACATTAATACAAAGTTAGTTTTTATAGGGGAAGCTCCCGGAGGCGACGAAGACGAGCAGGGCGTGCCATTCGTAGGTAGAGCGGGGCAATTATTAACTAAAATATTAGAGCAAGTCAACATTAAAAGAAGTGAAATCTATATTACAAATATTGTCAAATGCAGACCTCAGAACAATAGAGACCCGGAGCCAGAAGAGATGCTTGCTTGCTATCATTTTTTACAAACTCAAATACTACTTATTGACCCTGCCATAATAATTCTTTTGGGAAATACTCCCGCTCAATGGATTCTTAAAACAAACGAAAGGATTTCAAAAATTAGAGGAAAGTGGTTCGATTGGCATGGGATCGCAATTATGCCAATCTTTCATCCGAGTTACTTGTTGCGCTTTGCTTCTCCTAAACAAAAAGAGGGGAGTCCTAAACACTTAACATGGATTGACATACAAGAAATTAGCAGGCAATGGGATTCAGTAAAAAAGACAGGACAAACAACAAATGATATCAAGTTTGGATAAATCAAAAGAAGAAGAACAACAACAAATAAAACACATAGCCATCATTATGGATGGTAATGGCAGATGGGCAAAGAAACGAGGGTTACCTCGTATTTTAGGCCATCACGCTGGCATTAAGGCAGTGGAGAGAGCTGTTCGTGCAGCAAAAGAATATAACATACAGTACGTTTCCCTATATGCATTTTCAACGGAAAACTGGAATAGACCTAAAGCAGAGGTACTGGGATTAATGGGCCTCTTAAGGTTTTATATAAAAACTAAAATAGAAGAGTTGTGTAAGGAAGAAGCTAGAATTCGCTTTGCAGGTAAGCTTGAAGAACTGCCCGAGGACATCCGTGATATTTTGGCAGATGCGGAAAATAAAACAAAGTGCTTTACAGAAAGACAACTCGTTATTTGTTTAAATTATGGAGGTAGACAAGAAATTCTTGATGCCGTGAATAGTATATTGAAATCCGGTGTCAAAGGGCCAATATCAGAGGATGTTTTTCGTGAACATCTATATATAAATAATCTTCCGGACCCTGATCTTATTATAAGAACAAGTGGGGAACTACGATTAAGTAACTTCTGGCTTTGGCAGAGTTCGTACAGTGAGCTTTATTTTATAGAAAAGTTTTGGCCAGATTTTTCGAAAAAAGACCTAGAAGATGCTATAGCCGCTTATTATAGGAGGAATAGACGATATGGGAGAATTTAATAAAAAAAATAAATCTAAAACGAATTTAATGCTACGAACATTCAGCAGTTTTTTTATTGTAGGTATTATTTTAAGCGGAATATATTTTGGAGGCGTTTATTGGAATGTTATAGTGTCACTCGCAGCCATGTTATCTTTACTAGAGTTTTATAAAATTCAATCAACAAAACACGATCTGTCAGCTTCACTTGTTTTGGCATCCGGAGCATTTATATTACTGGGAACATCGCTCAACATGTCGCTTACTTCAATACTGTGTACAATCTCTTGTATTGTTTTTATAGCATTGTTTATAGAAATACTTAAACATCAGTTGAAGGGCGAGAGCTTTGCTCTAGAAAACATGGGAGCAGTTATCTCTGGCATAGCATATATTGTTTTGCCTTGGTCTTTTATGATAATAATTCGTGAAAGAGAACTAGGGATTGTTGTGCTTTTAGCTTTATTCTTATGTACTTGGTCATGTGATGTCGCTGCATATTTCGTTGGAACAACCTTTGGCAGAACTAAGTTGTGTGATAAAGTGAGCCCTCATAAAACTTGGGAAGGGTTCTGGGGAGGAGTTTTTGCTAGTTTTATCTGTGGAGGCTTACTTTATTTTTTATTTCCTTCGGTTCCATTTTTCTCTCTTTTGCTAATGGGACTTTTATTTGGAATTGCTGGCCAGATAGGAGATCTTGGAGAATCCTTGTTAAAACGAGAAGCGGGAGTAAAGGATGCCGGAGTGGCCATTCCTGGACATGGAGGATTTATGGACAGGTTTGATAGCATACTCATTAATGCAACCTTAGCATTTTTGATATTAGAAATAATAGGATAATAACATAAAAATGTATGTTAAGAATCTCCAGAGGATAGCACTTATAGGAGCTACAGGCAGTATTGGAACTTCTGTTCTTGACATCTGTGCGCGATTTCCCGAAAATTTTAAAATCAAGGCCTTGGCCGCTCAATCTAACGAAGAAAAGCTTTTGAAAATAGCTAAAAAATACGATGTTAATAGAATTTGCTTGACAAATCCTGTAGATGGAAAGTTTGACGTTCCTGGGTATGAATGCTTAATAGGAGCTAAATCATTAGAAGAGATTGTTTCAGACAGTGATATTGATCATGTAGTTTTTGCATCTGCTGGCGTTTGCGCAATAAAAGCATTGCAAGTAGCTCTGAAACTCGATAAAAATGTTTCATTAGCGAACAAAGAAAGCATTGTTGTTGCCGGGCCTTGGGTGATGCCTCTCATAACTAGGACAGATCAGCTTCGGCCGATAGATAGTGAACATAATGCGATTTGGCAATGTATAAAAAATGAAAATTATAATGAAATTAAAAAGATTTATTTGACTGCTTCAGGAGGTCCCTTTCGAACTTATTCCGATAATCAAATGAAGAAAATAACTTCAAAAGAGGCTTTAAATCATCCAACTTGGAAAATGGGAGCAAAGGTGACGATTGATAGTGCAACTTTGATGAATAAGGGGATCGAGTGTATAGAAGCAATGCAACTTTTCAATTTGCCCGTAGACAAAGTGGGGGCTGTTATACATCCCGATTCGTTAGTACATGGAATTGTCCTCTTTACAGATGGGACTATAAAAATGCATTTATCGTATCCAGATATGAGAATCCCAATTGCTTCAGCAATGTCTTGGCCTGAACGGCTAGATCTCATAGATGTCGGGATTGATCCTCCCTTTTTACGTGAAACACCTCTAAGCTTTCAGGATATAGATAAAAAGAAATTTCCTTGTTTTCAATTGGCACTAGATGTAGCTGCTGCAGGAGGTGCATATCCTGCTCTTCTTATAGGAGCTGATGAAACGGTAGTAAATGGTTTTCTCAAAGGTGAAATTCCCTATCAAGCAATACCTATCATCATTGAATCGGCTCTTTCGAAATGGCAGGGTTTGTCTCCTGTTTCACTAGAAGAGGCTGTGAATTTGGTATATGAAGGACAGAGAATTGCATCTGACTTAATTCAAAAATGGAGGACATCTTATTGATAAATTTTTTAGCGTTTTTACTTGTTATTGGAATATGTGTGATATCACATGAGGGGGGACATTATCTTGCGGCAAAATGGAGAAATGTTCTTGTACATGAGTTTTCATTTGGCATGGGCCCCTCTATTTTTCATAAACAAAAAGGCGAAACACTTTGGTCATTTAGAGCCTTACCAATTGGTGGCTACGTTAAATTAGACGGAGAAGATATGGAGTTAAACGAAATAGATAGGCAGGAAAATTATGATTGCACTCGTTCGTTAAACAATAAAAAACCTTGGGAACGTCTAATCATTATATTGTCGGGTGCCGCTGTAAATTTGTTTTTGGCATGGATTCTTACCGTTATATATTTATCGTGTCAAGGTGTTTATGTTGTAGATTCACCTGTAATAGGTAATGTCTTACCTGATACGCCTGCGTTTGTTGCAGGCCTCAAAGAAGGAGATGTTATAAAAAGTATTAATGGAGTAGATTTAAAAGATTGGTCCGATATTAAAAAAAGGCTTCAAGAAAAAACGATAGACGATAGTTTTTTATTTGTTATTACAAGAAATGGTGAAAATAAAGAACTGAGAATAGACATACCTCTAGATAAAGAACGAAACGAACGTCTCTTGGGTGTCCAACCACCGTTTCATAAATATCCAATTTTAAAGTCAGTGGTACTAGCTTGGAGTTACTCTTGGAATATGGGAGTAGAAATTATAAAAGGTTTGCTAAAAATAATATCTGGCAAGGCATATTCTGATGTTGTAGGACCGGTAGGTGTTGCAGTTATTGCAGGAAACGCTATAAAACAAGGATTTTGGTCTTTTATTATTTTTTTGGGAGTAATAAACCTTAATTTAGGTATTCTTAATTTGTTCCCATTTCCTGCGCTAGACGGTGGACGAGCTGTCTTTATAATTGCAGAGATGATTACTAAGAAAAAAGTTCCAGAAAAATACGAAACCTGGATACACTATATTGGGTTTATTATATTAATATCCTTAATAATATTTATAACTGCTAAGGATTTGCTTAGAGTTTTTAAGGGATGGTAATGTATGTACGGTAAAAGAACTGTAAGTATAGATGGTTTAAAAATAGGAGGGAATAACCCCGTTAGAGTTGAAAGTATGTTAAAAACTCCACTCTCAGATTTGAAGGCATGTCTAAAAGAAACGGAGGATCTTGCAACAAGCGGATGTGAACTGGTTAGAGTCGCTTTTCCAGATATATCTTTAGCAGGTAACCTTAAAAAGATAATAGAATTATCAAGTTTAAAAATTATGGCAGATATTCACTTTAATTATATATTAGCTGTTAAAGCACTAGAGCTGGGCTGTAGATCAATAAGAATAAATCCCGGAAATATGAGTAATGCCACAGGGATAAAAGAAATAGTAGAAACAGCAAAAGATACAAATTCGGTTATACGTATAGGTGCAAATGCAGGTTCATTAAGTAATAGTCAAATAAAGGAGGCAAAAGGAGATAGGTCTATAGCTCTTTTTAACGCAGTTGAAAAACAGCTGGCAACCCTTCTTGAATATAACTTTCATGATATTATTTTGTCGGCTAAATCCACGGACGTGTTAGATACCATAAGAGCCAATGAGTTACTTTCTCAAAAATATGCATATCCCATTCATATTGGCATAACAGAGGCAGGAGAAGCCTATTCTGGGATTATTAAAAGTGCAGTAGGAATAGGCATTTTATTATCTCAGGGAATAGGAGATACTTTACGTGTTAGTTTGACAGAACCTCCAGTCAAAGAAGTAGAGTGTGCATATCATATTCTTAGAACACTGCATATAAGAAAAAGAGGATATAATTTTATAAGCTGTCCCACTTGTGGTCGAAAAAGAATTGACGTTAAAAAATTGATACGGTTGGTGCAAAAAAACTTGCCTGAAAACTTACCAGATGGCACAACTATAGCAATTATGGGGTGTGAAGTGAACGGGCCAAGAGAAGCGTCCGATGCAGACATCGGAATAGCGGGCACACCGGAAGGATTTCTGTTGTTTAGGAAAGGAGAACATATATGTTCTGAAACGATTGATAAACTTCCAGAAATTTTAAAAAAAATAATATCAGAAATATAAATTTTATAAGGAGGAACGAACATGCAAATTAATCTTCAAAACCGTAATCTTCTAACTCTTAAAAACCATACACCAATGGAGATTGAATATCTATTAAATTTAGCAGAAAAATTAAAAATAAAGAAAAAAAAGGGAATATATGGTTCTCTTCTTTCAGGAAAAAATATAGCTTTAATTTTCGAAAAACCTTCAACTCGTACAAGGTGTTCATTTACAGTAGCTGTGATAGATGAGGGTGGACATCCTGAATTTCTTGGGAAAAATGACATCCAATTAGGGCACAAGGAAGATATAAAAGATACAGCAAGAGTATTAGGAAGACTTTTTGACGGAATTCAATATAGAGGTTTTAGTCAAGACAATTTGGAAGAGCTTGCAAAATATGCAGGCGTTCCTGTGTGGAATGGATTAACGGATGAATACCATCCAACCCAAGTTCTGGCAGATCTTCTTACAATAAAAGAAAATTTTGGACATCTGAACGGACTAAAATTTGCATTTATCGGGGATGGAAGAAATAATGTGGCGAATTCATTAATGATTGGTGCAGTAAAAATGGGAATGAATTTCTCAATAGGGACGCCCAAGATTCTCTCCCCTAGTTCTAAACTACTTGGAGAATGTTTAGAAATGGCAAATACGTTGAATTCTGGAAGTACCATCGAGATTACTGAGGATCCATTCATTGCAGTAAAAAATGCAGATATAATTTATACAGATGTTTGGGTCTCGATGGGGGAAGATGAAAAAGAAGAGGATCGAAAGAAAATGCTTGCTCCATATCAGGTTAATATGGATTTAATAAGGGCTACTTCTAATCCAAATGTAATCTTTCTACACTGTCTTCCCGCTGTCAAAGGCGAAGAGGTAACAGAAGAGGTGTTTGAATCTAAATACGCAAAACAATTTGACGAAGCAGAAAACCGGATGCATACAATAAAAGCTGTCATGGTTGCAAGCATATGTAAAAAAGAAGAACTATTATAAATAAATGGCATTATAAATTAAAACTTTATACTACAATAACAAATTCTTAGCTCTCTTTTTAATATGATAAAATATAAACAACCTGTTGTGTTGTAAGTAGGGGGCTTGTCATTTGTCAATTTACAGAAACGTAGAAAAACTGCATAACTATTTATTAAGTTGGATAACCGAGCAGTTTGCTTTAAATGGAATTAACGGTGCAGTACTAGGTGTAAGTGGAGGCGTAGATTCGGCCTTACTCGCCGGGCTTTTAGTCGAATCTTTGGGTGCAGATAAGACTATTGGAGTTTTAATGCCTTGCCATAGTTCCTCAAAAGATGAGGAATATGCTTATCTTTTGGCTGAAAAATTTAAATTTAAAACGTATAAAGTTGATTTAACGGAAACGTACGATACCATATTAAATTTTTTAACAAGAGAACTAGGCACATTGACTAGCATAGCTAAGGCTAATATAAAACCTCGTCTAAGGATGACGACTCTATATTCGATTGGCCAGCAACATGGATATATGGTCTGTGGGGCAACAAATAAAGATGAATTGGAATATGGCTATTTTACCAAACATGGTGACTCTGGTGTAGATATATTACCCTTGGCAGATTTATTAAAGGGAGAAGTGATAGCATTAGCTACACATATAGGTGTCCCACGCAAGCTGGTAGAAAGAGTTCCTACTGCCGGATTATGGGAAGGACAGTCTGATGAAAAAGAAATGGGCTTTACCTATGAACAATTAGATAGATATTTATTTGACGGATATGCTACATGTGAAATAAAAAATAAGATTGAAAGTGCAATTAAAAAATCTGGCCATAAAAGGGAATTTCCAATAATAGCAAGAATACCTGAATATATAACCTAGGTTTAAACAAATTAATATAATATGGAGTGATTTTTTTGGCAGGACATTCAAAGTGGGCAAATATAAAACATCGCAAAGCTGGTCAAGACGCTAAAAGAGGAGCAGCATTTCAAAAGTCTATAAAAGCCATCATTTCTGCTGCAAAAGAAGGTGGTGCTGACCCCAATATCAATTTCAGATTAAAAGTTGCGATTGACAGAGCAAGAGCAATAAATGTTCCTACGGATAATATTGAAAGGGCAATCAAGCGTGCTACCGGAGAGTTTGGAGGCTCCATGGAAGAAGTTATTTATGAGGGGTATGGACCCAATGGAGTCGCAGTAATGGTCCAAACAATGACAGATAATCGGAATAGAACAGCTTCTGAGATGAGGCTCTTGTTTACAAAAACAGGAGGCTCCATAGGGGAGCTTGGTTGTGTGGCTTGGAATTTTGATCGTAAGGGAGTTTTGTATATAACAGGCGAAGGAATAGATGAAGATGAGCTAATGCTTATCGCAATTGATGCAGGTGCAGAGGATATAACTTCTGATGGAGAAGGCTATGAAGTGGTCTGTCTTCCGAGCGACCTTTCCGTTGTTGGACAAGCAATAAAGGATGCCGGTTATAACCTAGAGTCAATGGAAATAGAAATGGTTCCTCAAAATACAGTTGCTATTGCTGATAAATTTGAGGCAGAAAAACTAATTTCACTTGTTGAAAGATTTGAAGAAAATGAAGATGTACAAGCTGTTTATGCAAACTTTGATATCCCGGACGATATATTAGCAGAAATTGAATA
This is a stretch of genomic DNA from Synergistaceae bacterium. It encodes these proteins:
- the argF gene encoding ornithine carbamoyltransferase, which codes for MQINLQNRNLLTLKNHTPMEIEYLLNLAEKLKIKKKKGIYGSLLSGKNIALIFEKPSTRTRCSFTVAVIDEGGHPEFLGKNDIQLGHKEDIKDTARVLGRLFDGIQYRGFSQDNLEELAKYAGVPVWNGLTDEYHPTQVLADLLTIKENFGHLNGLKFAFIGDGRNNVANSLMIGAVKMGMNFSIGTPKILSPSSKLLGECLEMANTLNSGSTIEITEDPFIAVKNADIIYTDVWVSMGEDEKEEDRKKMLAPYQVNMDLIRATSNPNVIFLHCLPAVKGEEVTEEVFESKYAKQFDEAENRMHTIKAVMVASICKKEELL
- the uppS gene encoding di-trans,poly-cis-decaprenylcistransferase, with the translated sequence MISSLDKSKEEEQQQIKHIAIIMDGNGRWAKKRGLPRILGHHAGIKAVERAVRAAKEYNIQYVSLYAFSTENWNRPKAEVLGLMGLLRFYIKTKIEELCKEEARIRFAGKLEELPEDIRDILADAENKTKCFTERQLVICLNYGGRQEILDAVNSILKSGVKGPISEDVFREHLYINNLPDPDLIIRTSGELRLSNFWLWQSSYSELYFIEKFWPDFSKKDLEDAIAAYYRRNRRYGRI
- a CDS encoding site-2 protease family protein — translated: MINFLAFLLVIGICVISHEGGHYLAAKWRNVLVHEFSFGMGPSIFHKQKGETLWSFRALPIGGYVKLDGEDMELNEIDRQENYDCTRSLNNKKPWERLIIILSGAAVNLFLAWILTVIYLSCQGVYVVDSPVIGNVLPDTPAFVAGLKEGDVIKSINGVDLKDWSDIKKRLQEKTIDDSFLFVITRNGENKELRIDIPLDKERNERLLGVQPPFHKYPILKSVVLAWSYSWNMGVEIIKGLLKIISGKAYSDVVGPVGVAVIAGNAIKQGFWSFIIFLGVINLNLGILNLFPFPALDGGRAVFIIAEMITKKKVPEKYETWIHYIGFIILISLIIFITAKDLLRVFKGW
- a CDS encoding 1-deoxy-D-xylulose-5-phosphate reductoisomerase, coding for MYVKNLQRIALIGATGSIGTSVLDICARFPENFKIKALAAQSNEEKLLKIAKKYDVNRICLTNPVDGKFDVPGYECLIGAKSLEEIVSDSDIDHVVFASAGVCAIKALQVALKLDKNVSLANKESIVVAGPWVMPLITRTDQLRPIDSEHNAIWQCIKNENYNEIKKIYLTASGGPFRTYSDNQMKKITSKEALNHPTWKMGAKVTIDSATLMNKGIECIEAMQLFNLPVDKVGAVIHPDSLVHGIVLFTDGTIKMHLSYPDMRIPIASAMSWPERLDLIDVGIDPPFLRETPLSFQDIDKKKFPCFQLALDVAAAGGAYPALLIGADETVVNGFLKGEIPYQAIPIIIESALSKWQGLSPVSLEEAVNLVYEGQRIASDLIQKWRTSY
- a CDS encoding uracil-DNA glycosylase, which produces MIGPNEKILELTPEERAHAKNVLMNQAYKMATTCKNCSLNLTRNQVVFGDGDINTKLVFIGEAPGGDEDEQGVPFVGRAGQLLTKILEQVNIKRSEIYITNIVKCRPQNNRDPEPEEMLACYHFLQTQILLIDPAIIILLGNTPAQWILKTNERISKIRGKWFDWHGIAIMPIFHPSYLLRFASPKQKEGSPKHLTWIDIQEISRQWDSVKKTGQTTNDIKFG
- the ispG gene encoding flavodoxin-dependent (E)-4-hydroxy-3-methylbut-2-enyl-diphosphate synthase, translating into MYGKRTVSIDGLKIGGNNPVRVESMLKTPLSDLKACLKETEDLATSGCELVRVAFPDISLAGNLKKIIELSSLKIMADIHFNYILAVKALELGCRSIRINPGNMSNATGIKEIVETAKDTNSVIRIGANAGSLSNSQIKEAKGDRSIALFNAVEKQLATLLEYNFHDIILSAKSTDVLDTIRANELLSQKYAYPIHIGITEAGEAYSGIIKSAVGIGILLSQGIGDTLRVSLTEPPVKEVECAYHILRTLHIRKRGYNFISCPTCGRKRIDVKKLIRLVQKNLPENLPDGTTIAIMGCEVNGPREASDADIGIAGTPEGFLLFRKGEHICSETIDKLPEILKKIISEI
- a CDS encoding phosphatidate cytidylyltransferase, whose product is MGEFNKKNKSKTNLMLRTFSSFFIVGIILSGIYFGGVYWNVIVSLAAMLSLLEFYKIQSTKHDLSASLVLASGAFILLGTSLNMSLTSILCTISCIVFIALFIEILKHQLKGESFALENMGAVISGIAYIVLPWSFMIIIRERELGIVVLLALFLCTWSCDVAAYFVGTTFGRTKLCDKVSPHKTWEGFWGGVFASFICGGLLYFLFPSVPFFSLLLMGLLFGIAGQIGDLGESLLKREAGVKDAGVAIPGHGGFMDRFDSILINATLAFLILEIIG
- the murA gene encoding UDP-N-acetylglucosamine 1-carboxyvinyltransferase: MQEKMLIKGGNKLVGCIDVQGAKNATLPIMAASILLKDQTLRLNNVPNLQDIRTMSALLCNLGADVQYKDQTMVIFVPETLKSEAPVELVRKMRASSLVLGPLVARNGRAVLPLPGGCVLGSRPLDFHFKGLTKMGATIELEHGSVYATAKELKGAKITLDFPSVGATENLMMAATLAKGTTYIENAALEPEILNLADVLRSMGAKITGDGTNVIEIIGQKSLCSATGDIIPDRIEAATYLLAGLITKGSVTVSGINPNYLEQIITKLEEANVSIDINNDAITASWNDSIRGVSVKTLPHPGFPTDIQPQLMALLTLTPGTSVINESVFDSRLLHVDEFKKMGAKIEIQDNVAIVTGVSKITGATVHSSNLRAGAALILMGLAAEGETVVCDLHHVWRGYENMVDKLLSLGANITLLEDE
- the nadE gene encoding NAD(+) synthase is translated as MSIYRNVEKLHNYLLSWITEQFALNGINGAVLGVSGGVDSALLAGLLVESLGADKTIGVLMPCHSSSKDEEYAYLLAEKFKFKTYKVDLTETYDTILNFLTRELGTLTSIAKANIKPRLRMTTLYSIGQQHGYMVCGATNKDELEYGYFTKHGDSGVDILPLADLLKGEVIALATHIGVPRKLVERVPTAGLWEGQSDEKEMGFTYEQLDRYLFDGYATCEIKNKIESAIKKSGHKREFPIIARIPEYIT
- the wecB gene encoding UDP-N-acetylglucosamine 2-epimerase (non-hydrolyzing), giving the protein MNKKTIVCVVGTRPEAIKMAPVVLALRKEPNFNVKILATGQHSEMLIQALKYFNLTADLNLNIMKDCQTLDHITSTVITGVGKYFDQTMTDAVLVHGDTTTTFAASLAAFYRDIPIGHVEAGLRSGDIKLPFPEEMNRVLTDRIAKWGFAPTELAKENLIKEGMILDNIQVTGNTVIDALLYTVKKTTKPTTHELLNIPEDVPFLLFTAHRRESWGAPLENICSALSEILEKRTNLWLLVPMHKNPTVRNTIKKYLGDKKRAILCEPLSYQDFVWSMNASVFILSDSGGVQEEASALKKPVLILRDVTERPEAIENGSGILVGTNKKKILDSANRLLDDANYLLEIKRKCDSQPFGDGNASIKIASFLKKYFFNN
- a CDS encoding YebC/PmpR family DNA-binding transcriptional regulator encodes the protein MAGHSKWANIKHRKAGQDAKRGAAFQKSIKAIISAAKEGGADPNINFRLKVAIDRARAINVPTDNIERAIKRATGEFGGSMEEVIYEGYGPNGVAVMVQTMTDNRNRTASEMRLLFTKTGGSIGELGCVAWNFDRKGVLYITGEGIDEDELMLIAIDAGAEDITSDGEGYEVVCLPSDLSVVGQAIKDAGYNLESMEIEMVPQNTVAIADKFEAEKLISLVERFEENEDVQAVYANFDIPDDILAEIE